The DNA sequence TTTTCAAACGTAGgcgattttatgcaattttctGGAAGGCCTGTCGTGGGGTGGGACCCTTCTTATATACCCAGTTTGGTTTTTTTCCGACATATTTATTCagatttattcttttatgatttttggAAATGTTATTGTGAAGAAGAAACAAGTTTAAGGGATTGATGTTCATCCGAAACAGGAATAGCCACATCTCATCAATCTAAAGCAAAATTTCCACTCATCTTTGAAAATGATTACAGCCCAGAAAAATGTTGTTCACAAATGGAGAGAAATAATTGGGGAATTGGAAATGCAAATCGTGAGGTTCACTGAACTTGGACGCATTTTTGTGTGATAAGTTTATTCCTAAACCAGAGCCATTGAGTGTGCGTTGCAAAAGGTAGGTAACTTCCTAACTTTGTCATTAAATTTAGGGGATACTtgcaataatattaatagaaaaatgtaaCACAATTTTGCCACTTTGGGCTAACTAAAATATGCTCTCAAGTGTGTTGAATTCAGTGGTGTGTGggtcaattttcttttcaatttgtgCACTTTTAATGGCATTTGGAGACTGATGTGAGAGATCTCTCTTTattgtattcatttttattctctttgAAAGATGTTTGAATTTTGGCATTTGCTACCCGGTAActttaaattatcattttgataTCATGTGActatcatcaacaaaaatttgTACAAAAAGTTACTTGACTTATGTTATTTGTATCATTCAAAATTAAACTCTAACTTATCAAAATGAATAGTGAATTTCTCTTTATGTATCTTTGTTGGtcccatttcaatttttatcttttgtgaCAATTGTTAACTCTTCAAGTTTGGTCACTCGCATAATGTTTGGGACGAAGTGCTAAAAACTCTTATCTGAATGCTTGAAATCTTATATCTCAagctatttttttattttcatttaagcTAAAACCCTAGAAGTAGAGATAATTTGTGTTCATACATATCACATATGTATAATATGCggcaaattttgaaatgattaaattttgtgtGCTACATCGTGATTTGATATTTGGtttctcttttcaatttaaCCAGTTCCTTTAATGATTTCTCCTcagtttctttatttcatttcttatttacTTCTTCCTTCCATTTGATTCATTACTTTGATTAGTATAATGTGAAAAgtgtgttttaaatttttggtaaatCAGAATACTTATTGCAACATATATTCATTTCAATGCAAATAACATCTAATTCCAGCATGCTGTTTTTTCATGATATTGTGATCATACGATTATACTGTTGGGGTTCAAATTATCCCATGTTAGCGGattactactacaaaataCTCCCTCGGTTCCCTAAGAATAGGAACTTTTGAAacgacatgagttttaatacaaaattggtaaagagagatagaaagaaaagtgtgttagtggaaaatgagtctcacctcattagagagaaataaattttcttaaacaGGAAGTTTTATTTTCAGGGGACGAACCAAAACAGAAAGAATTTGAGTATGCAATTAACTTACACGTGTAACCTCAACTTTATCAGTACTAGATCTTTTTTGGGAGTATCACCAAAAGCAAATACCTTAGAGTTTAGTTCTATGATCAAAGTGGACAATATTATACTAATGCGAAGTTTGAGTGTGCATCGATAAATGCTTACATAAAGTTTCTCCGTTACTTCTCTAGTTTTCAAGTTCGAAACACGTCTATTCAGTGCCTAATTCCTTtagcaagaaaataaatacatgTAGACCTAACACATTATGTATCAAACACACTAACATGAATGATATCATTGCCTACATAAACTATCAAAAACTAGGCCTCTTTATTCTTAGAGTCAAGATCAGAAATTACTATGGCTTCCATGATCTATCAGTATCTGACATGAAAAACATCTAGGTTCATACAAGTTAGAAAACTTTGACCTGCAATTTTGTAAAAGTTGGAGAAACCTAAAGTATTGTGAACTCTCATTTCAAAGATTGATCAAACCTACTTTTGCTTGCTTCCATCCATTCTGTCGGGGAAgcatagtatattttatttttaatactttttatatttcccTTTATGATTATGGCAGAAAAGTACTCTCTTAACGCTGAAACAATTGTTTGAATATGTTTCTAGCaagaatttattataaatagggatgGCAATATTCAAATAACGAAACATAGTAACAAACAGTGTAACAAAAATCACGAGTTTTAATTAGCAAGTGTGTTTCACGTTGTAGTCGTACTTGATGGAGGGGCGTAGCGAAGGGTGGTTTGAGACAAAAGAGATGGATATCAGAAGCATGCCGTCGTCACGCCATGCTTCTTTGCCATACAGAGTTGGTGTCCCGCCAAAGCAGAATTTTTGGACGGAGTTCTCTAGCACCGTGAAGGAGACCTTCTTCTCGGATGACCCTCTCCACTCCTTCAAGGATCAGTCGAGGTCCAGGAAGTTTGTTCTTGGAGTACAAGCTGTTTTTCCGATTCTCGAATGGGGGAAACGTTACAATcttaagaaatttaaaggaGACCTTATTGCAGGGCTTACCATTGCCAGCCTCTGCATTCCTCAGGTTTAAAAAgttgtttataataaaaacttTCGTATATTTAACGTGTAAAATTTTTGATCACGTTTTGATGCAACAGGACATCGGCTACTCCAAGCTTGCAAATTTGTCTCCTCAGTATGGTTTATGTGAGTGATTTTCTGGTCTTGAGTAGATTTTTATGAGTTGCGTACTTATTATATTGTGCGTATTTATGAACTTATCAGATTCGAGCTTTGTCCCGCCTATGGTGTATGCATTGATGGGAAGCTCAAGGGATATAGCCATAGGGCCAGTTGCTGTTGTATCCCTCCTGCTGGGAACTTTGCTTCAAAACGAAATTGATCCGATAAAACATCCTTTAGAATATCGAAGGCTTGCCTTTACTGCAACCTTTTTTGCGGGAATCACACAAGCAACACTTGGCATTCTTAGGTGATACTtaattcttttgatttttttttgtgaaatgcTAATCTTTATATCTGTTTCTTActtatttgttttgtgttgTGTGACAGATTGGGGTTCTTGATTGATTTCCTGTCTCATGCTGCTGTTGTTGGCTTCATGGGCGGCGCTGCCATAACCATTGCACTCCAGCAGCTCAAGGGATTCTTAGGAATCAAGAATTTCACCAAGAAGACCGATATCATCTCTGTGATGCAGTCGATTTTCAGCTCCGCTTATCATGGAGTCagttctctctccctctctcgaTCTCTATCTTGCTTCATATGATTCATGCTGAAATCTGAAGTACGATTTTGTATTATACGTATCTTGCAGTGGAACTGGCCTACAATAGTAATCGCAGCAGCGTTTCTGGTGTTTCTTCTCGTAGCAAAGTACATTGTAAGAAATAAGTATCCAACAATGAGAGATATATACAGAGGAAGAGATCATAATGCTATGTGATTCTGATAAGGTATTCGTTGCAggggaaaaagaagaagaaattattttGGGTACCTGCGATTGCTCCATTGGTATCCGTGGTCCTGTCCACCTTTTTCGTCTACATCACTCATGCAGAGAAGAAAGGAGTGCAGATTGTAAGGAATTTTAGTGACATCTACCAGAATATAAGTCATAATAATATGCTCATATGTTTGATCATGGACTGTCACAAACAGGTTAAACACATCGAGAAAGGAATCAATCCCGCATCAGTAAGTGAAATCTATTTCACGGGCGATTATCTCTTGAAAGGCGTTAGGATCGGCCTAGTTGCTGGGATTATTGCACTCACAGTAAGACATTTCTCCTCTGAAAAACTATTTAACTCACATCATGTAAGTACGATGTAGAAAGTAGTTGATATCTATCTGTTCGTTGTACCAGGAAGCAGTTGCAATCGGAAGAACATTTGCTGGCATGAAGGACTATCAAATAGATGGGAACAAAGAAATGGTGGCTCTTGGAGCAATGAACATTGCTGGTTCAATGACATCTTGCTACGTCGCCACGGGtataaatcaaatcatatcTACCATATCCTTAAGTCTAGATATATTAGAGGCATACATGATTGGCTCTTGTGTACCATCTTTTGCAGGCTCCTTCTCACGCTCCGCAGTGAACTACATGGCCGGCTGCCAAACAGCTATTTCAAACATCGTGATGTCTGTTGTCGTGTTCCTAACGCTGCAGTTCTTCACCCCTCTCTTCAAGTACACCCCAAACGCGATCCTGTCCTCCATCATCATTTCAGCTGTCATCGGCCTCATTGACTACAATGCAGCAGTTCTGATATGGAAGATCGATAAATTCGATTTCATTGCTTGCATGGGAGCCTTTTTCGGTGTGGTTTTCGCCTCTGTTGAGATTGGCCTCCTGATTGCTGTGAGGACTATAAacacttttgtcatttcacAACACTATGATGATCGCGCGTATTGGTATACAAAtcgttttattttgtttcgtGACAGGTCTCGATATCCTTTGCGAAATTACTATTGCAAGTAACAAGGCCTAGAACAGCCATTCTTGGAAAAATTCCAAGAACAAATGTTTATAGAAATATTCAACAATATCCAGAGGCAAGCAAGGTTCCAGGAGTTGTGATTGTGAGAGTTGATTCTGCcatttatttctcaaattctAACTATATTAAAGAAAGGTgattaaatcatatttttcccattaaagtttaaacataatcaagaaaaaaacattgacttttttttcatgtacTGTACACAATTGCAGGATACTAAGATGGCTAACCGCAGAGGAAGAGCAACTAACAGCTGCTGGCCTTCCCAAAATTCAGTTTCTTATCATTGAAATGTCACGTAagtgtttatgtgttttgaTCAAATGAAACCTGAGATTAAATCAGTTTGTTGATTCATTAATATCAGTTGGCATCGCAAAACATATCAAATGCTGCTAACttttaatattacaaatttcTATTCATATTTATGAATCAACGAACTGATATAGTACCTCTGTTCTCGGCATCCTTCATTGTAATGATGTTTGATTTGGCAGCCGTCACGGACATCGACACGAGCGGCATCCATGCGTTGGAGGAGTTGCTGAGAACCCTGCAAAAGAGAGACGTCGAGGTAACCAaccaacataaataaattcaaaacaattgaaaacttACCTTAAATGGCTTTAACTGCATATATGTATTGTCCCACCAGCTGGTCCTGGCAAATCCCGGACCCGTCGTGATGGACAAGGTGCATGCGTCGAAGCTGGCGAGCCTCATCGGCGAGGAGAAGATATTTCTTACAGTGGCAGATGCAATTCAGACATGTTCTCCAAAATTTGCTGAAGAAGTTTGAGAGTGAAGGAGAGGCTAAGAAATAAAAGAGGCTGATAAAGTATATGTTAGTGGAATTCTTGTCAGAAATTGATGATCCAAATCCAAATGCAGGACCCCACGATCAAGTGgagattaaaagaaattgCTTTTGTGGATAGACTTTGAGTATGAGTGATGCCTTTTCAcctataaaaattatacaaattctACCATCAAAGTATGATTTGGGCTTCAATTCTTGTATTTTCTCTTAATATAATGGAGGTGATACGTAGAagaatttatgtattttgcaattttatgcATATGCACAAATACAAAGTATTCAGTTTACAATATTCTCTCCCACAACAATCCCTAACATGTTAACTTGAAAAATATCTTTCCCATTCAATATTCCTAACAAAGAGGTGAAGGGAATACAATTAAATCGAATACACGGTTTTAGACGAGAAGAATAATGGCGTTAACATGAACATCTGTTTTTGTCTAATAATTTTACAGTGTACTTGTACTCCCCGAACAACGGTAGTATAGTGTTAAGGGTAAATCCCTTAACAATAATATAGAACAAAGAAAGGAAGTTGCGGAAGAGAAGTCCGTCGATCAACCGAGAATTGAGATCGAAATAAAGTGCGAAAAAGCGTAACAGGAAAAATAGATACTTTGATATTTCTTGAATGATTCAAATGAATAACAACGctcctatttataatgttaGAACCTAACTTAACGAACAAGAAGTAATCCTAAGCGTATATAGAAAGAAATGGTAAATCATTAGTGGACTAAATAATAGAGATATGGAGATAGTATTTGTTGGAATCGTGGATTAAATGTGCccggtcaatggactttgatcgaataataaatgtgatgagacattttattttccgaAATTAAATGCTACAACGTCGGTCTACGTTCCGCGTAGATGATCAAAGTATATTC is a window from the Salvia hispanica cultivar TCC Black 2014 chromosome 1, UniMelb_Shisp_WGS_1.0, whole genome shotgun sequence genome containing:
- the LOC125201854 gene encoding sulfate transporter 1.3-like isoform X2; its protein translation is MEGRSEGWFETKEMDIRSMPSSRHASLPYRVGVPPKQNFWTEFSSTVKETFFSDDPLHSFKDQSRSRKFVLGVQAVFPILEWGKRYNLKKFKGDLIAGLTIASLCIPQDIGYSKLANLSPQYGLYSSFVPPMVYALMGSSRDIAIGPVAVVSLLLGTLLQNEIDPIKHPLEYRRLAFTATFFAGITQATLGILRLGFLIDFLSHAAVVGFMGGAAITIALQQLKGFLGIKNFTKKTDIISVMQSIFSSAYHGWNWPTIVIAAAFLVFLLVAKYIGKKKKKLFWVPAIAPLVSVVLSTFFVYITHAEKKGVQIVKHIEKGINPASVSEIYFTGDYLLKGVRIGLVAGIIALTEAVAIGRTFAGMKDYQIDGNKEMVALGAMNIAGSMTSCYVATGSFSRSAVNYMAGCQTAISNIVMSVVVFLTLQFFTPLFKYTPNAILSSIIISAVIGLIDYNAAVLIWKIDKFDFIACMGAFFGVVFASVEIGLLIAVSISFAKLLLQVTRPRTAILGKIPRTNVYRNIQQYPEASKVPGVVIVRVDSAIYFSNSNYIKERILRWLTAEEEQLTAAGLPKIQFLIIEMSPVTDIDTSGIHALEELLRTLQKRDVELVLANPGPVVMDKVHASKLASLIGEEKIFLTVADAIQTCSPKFAEEV
- the LOC125201854 gene encoding sulfate transporter 1.3-like isoform X1, producing MEGRSEGWFETKEMDIRSMPSSRHASLPYRVGVPPKQNFWTEFSSTVKETFFSDDPLHSFKDQSRSRKFVLGVQAVFPILEWGKRYNLKKFKGDLIAGLTIASLCIPQDIGYSKLANLSPQYGLYSSFVPPMVYALMGSSRDIAIGPVAVVSLLLGTLLQNEIDPIKHPLEYRRLAFTATFFAGITQATLGILRLGFLIDFLSHAAVVGFMGGAAITIALQQLKGFLGIKNFTKKTDIISVMQSIFSSAYHGWNWPTIVIAAAFLVFLLVAKYIGKKKKKLFWVPAIAPLVSVVLSTFFVYITHAEKKGVQIVKHIEKGINPASVSEIYFTGDYLLKGVRIGLVAGIIALTEAVAIGRTFAGMKDYQIDGNKEMVALGAMNIAGSMTSCYVATGINQIISTISLSLDILEAYMIGSCVPSFAGSFSRSAVNYMAGCQTAISNIVMSVVVFLTLQFFTPLFKYTPNAILSSIIISAVIGLIDYNAAVLIWKIDKFDFIACMGAFFGVVFASVEIGLLIAVSISFAKLLLQVTRPRTAILGKIPRTNVYRNIQQYPEASKVPGVVIVRVDSAIYFSNSNYIKERILRWLTAEEEQLTAAGLPKIQFLIIEMSPVTDIDTSGIHALEELLRTLQKRDVELVLANPGPVVMDKVHASKLASLIGEEKIFLTVADAIQTCSPKFAEEV